acgagtaaaatatgatgttgagcatgatttatgcaacaataaatagcatgttgtcaagtatttgcacattaaaaaaatgataaatgcaatatttaaataattgaaagacagttacggaaaaagaaaacaaagagacaagtcagtttcaagaaataaaggaaatcataaatgcttgaaaataggcggttaaatccaaataagggggaGGGTGCACGGGATAaggcatgcttaagactaattcacagaaataagttcgttatggtaagagccaaaaaatatccctagcagagtcaccatgctgtcgcgccccctttttccttcgcggagtccgggtttcgacattcattgggaacaactcatttccttttgggaattgggtgtcagaagagtcgccacctaacggattaaggtgagttagggcacctagagaaattaactcatgtaaccagtttgcattaccagagattaggttAAGGGCGTAAAATAAcattgaggggaaggtgttaggcacccctcgcggtccacaacggtgtgaattagtcatttaacaagtaAGCGGTCTCAGCACATATTCGCAAATAAAGGTAGTTTACACAGTCTAAACACATATACAATCAAGAAAGTTTAGATGGTCTAAGCATATGTAAATTAAGGAGGTTTGAACAGTCCAAGCATACATACATAAACCAAGGAAGTttaggcagtctaagcacacatatgtgaattgggaaagggaagtcctaagttgattagcctataggatcaatctgtgcaatgcccggtaatcctcctcaactagagagctacacgtgacattagcgcgcaagtcatcatatccttttactacccattaccctccacatagtggttatataagcgagtttaaaTAACGAACTCTATGCATACTTtactcgtcccttccttgtggtcccggAGCCCTTTAGGACCTCTATACTAAGGCAGTTCTAGACAtacctaaggtatttaaaaggtaaaatctaagcgacaacaaAGAACACATGGGACTGTCAAATAGAAAATAATTAGGGGCTCATGTTTGCATCCACACATAATCAGAAACATAGCACGTCTTAAAACAACTGTTTTTAAAGAAATTCAGAAagccttagaacatgatatctaggtgaacaTCACAGATACAGAATATGCAATATTTAAAGCGAAGTGGCAGAACCTTTAGTAagcttgcctattgattttataGCTTGTTAAACTTGAACAATTTCATACATAAACAAAACCTTATTTCACATTTATTTAattgcctaaggcttgcctaggtgtgggTCTGTATGCAGTCATAAtctaggaattaattaaacaacttGAAGTTATTTAGTCCTAGAGGCATGCTGATCTAAGTGATTAATATTACAAAACTGATTTTAGGCACGTTTACGCTAGGACGTGATATCTATGTGTTGGAATATTTTAAACCTTTCTATAGATGGTTATTTATTCAAAACAACGCAGACATAGTTTAGAGCTAATGCAAACAAAGTCCTAAATCAGGATTTCTAATGTACATAGAGATGATCATTTTTATTAAGCATGATTACAGCAGCAGTTTAATGACATGATTTCCAGGTGATAACAACCTATACAGAGTTAGAGAAAGAAGTGATGAACTTATAACATATTCCTAATATGCAAAATATAAACGTGAGTGTCCTAAGGCAGGTTTTCTACTGCAAATATTATAGACTTATGACATGTTTTAATGCAAGTAGCATAGCATATGgacctaaagcatggtttctatctTAGCATAAACTCAAAGCAGGATTTCTGTTGCAAATATGTATGAACTAAGCGCATGATTTCTACTATGTATCAACCTAAATCACGATATCTACCCAATTTCCCACAAACATCATATAAGAACCCTCCCTTTTTACTAATCACCCCAACAtctgtttacaaataatattattacagATAGGATCAAATGAATTATATAAGTAAATAaaactatactatagggagcctaaatcAGGCCCAAAGTAAACCTGGGAATGTCAGGCCTTCAACAGAGTATCAGAAACCAAAGATCTCGCAGCTAGTAATGTGTGCCTtggtatgtcagagttccctaaggacttcaaggatctcgggcagtgctcacaccaagaccaTTTCTCAAATGGGGATTGGTTATATGTAGTGTGGAAAGGTCAGCCctggtatgccagagttcagaaggatctcaaggatccctaagcagtacacataccagaggggcagaacttaataatCTAGGAGTAGGgtgagagtgtttgacatagTGTTGAAAGACTTAGTAAAACAGCTTAGAGGTAAAAGGATtcagaagcagttttttaaagatACTGGGAGTGAccagtttttgagaaaaatactagGAGTAGGTAATAGTTTTGAAATCATTTTGAGGAAAGCATACTTAACAAACAACCTAATTGATCATAGAGTACCCAGATTCACTCAACAGGTAGACTTACAAACAGAGGTGAAGGGAATTATGTAGGGTTGAAACCACATAAACAGGGAAACATTTGATACAACAAATGTACAGAACAGCTGGGATTTCTACTAAACAAGTTGGTCATGGTAACAGGCAGTTGAGACATAGAGAAAGAATGTAGCAAAAATGTGTTGAACAACATTGGACACAATCAGGACTAATTGGATGTACTAAAAAACTAAATAACTATCATAGTCATACCAAATTAAAGGGAAAGGGTAAGTGAACTAAGTAAACATGCTAGGCAGGTATCAAAGAACTAAGTGAAGTcagacatgctgattacacatAAGGCATAATTTAGATATGCTTAATAACAACAAATAGAGAAACAAGTTGAGTAACTAATACAGGAATAAACATGGATGTATAAACATGGAACATATAAGGATGAGTTTCAaaatttaactagagacataccagttaaagaaaaGAATGCAGAATGTAAAAAAGGGCAGTTCtactatctagccttggctttcagccggctagaccaacaattagcacaagtagcaaagaaagaagagagagttggaatgtatgtgtgtgtattctgaacagTGTTCATGTGTTGAAGGAGCAGAATGAGAGTGTATATATAACACTTTAGGgagtaaaataaataaggtaaaagaatcacagttgaatcaattaggaacaaTTAATCAATCACAGAATCAATTCCCCTAGAGGAGATCGGAATAGACCCCTTAATTGGGGGCAATCAATTAACGGTCACAATAGGGGGTCTAATTAAGGTAAGGACTCAAAAACATTCCATGTAGGGAGTCAGTAGAAATTCCAAAACCATACTGATAACCAATTAAGGCAAGTATGATCAATTAAGGTCACAAATAAAGAAACATATAAAATTCAGCATACACTAAGTTTTACAGGACATTTAATAGGAATCAATCAGTAAAATCTTCAAGGAATACTGATTTTATAGGAAAGAGTTATTCAGATTCCCTAAATAGAAATCAATTATGTAAAACCTCACAGAAATACCGGATTTAATAAGAAACGTTGGTTTGAATCATCAATAGAGATCAATTAGGGAAAAATCCCAAAGAATACTAGATTTAACAGGGAAAACATTTGAATCCCCAGATAGAATCAGTGAGTGCAACTAATTCACAGAAATTAACATAATAGAAGAAATCAGTGTAACCATTAGAAACATCTAGGGTTCGAGCATacatacaattattaaccaaatACGTAAAGAGATGAACAGATTAAACATTGAAAGTAGAAAAAACGTCTTGAAGAGAAGTCTGGGAAGAACCTTAATTTGAAAACACTTAAGGTTGATTGACAGTATAGAAGTCAAAAGACCCTCAAAGAAGACAACCATGGAAACTTGAAAGCACTTCAATCATACAGAGATTCGAACAACAGAAATCAGAGAAATCAAAAACCTAAAGTAGAGTAGTGCTAAAATCGGTTAGTAGTAGAGAAGTAAAAGAACCTTAAAGAATAGCCATGGCAATTTGAAAATACTTTAGATACACACAGGTTCGACCAACAAATAACAAGAAAACAAAACCCTAATATAACACAGTGCTCAAAAATCGGttaatcagtaaagaaataagggaacctTAAGGAAAAAACAATGATGAACTCAAAATCACTCCAGACCTAAAAGGATCTGGACAGATTCAAGTCCAAACATTAGGTTTttttgaagaaaagagaaagggtaaaGAGAATCTGGTCTTTGAATCAGAGATTTGAGCCGTAAAACATCGATAGAAAGCAATCACATACCATAGACAGACTCTTGGAGAGTTTTGAACAAGATCTAGACTAGATTTCTTTGAGGTCCTTCCACAAAATCACAAAATCGAGCAACCAGGGGAAGTAGGAGGCAAGTACAAGTCTCACACGGCCATGGAAATCCATGGATCGAATAGGAATCAAAGGGATTAGGGCTGGTTTTcagtggcggcggctagggttaaggTTGAGTCTTAGAGAGACGGAGAGGATTAGGTATTCTAGGGCGGCTATTTTTTGAGAATGAATTACGATATGGGGTTTGtttggttaaaaatggtaagaacaaataagggtcgttgatctcagagatcaacggccaggattatgAGGGGCCTGGGTCGGGTTAGGTTTAATTGTGGTTGGGTTtgattggtttgggcctggtttaataggctaggtccgaaaaaataaaggaataaaaaggctatttgttaaatacccatttaatttataaaataattttataaaatagttAACAATGAGAAAATAAATAATTTCCATGCATAGAAGtgctttaaaataattatttcatattttacaAATATAATGGACcaatttctggtaaaataatgcagtgatgtatgcatgggctataatttgcaaaattattgcaattGCAACCAAAAGGTGTAAATCTGGtcatttgtgaaataatttgaaATTAATATGGCTATAAATAACATAATTAAATCAATAAAATATTATAGagccatttgtgatgcaattttataattatttatataaataaaaataccagaataaattgatttaaaaatatagaaattatggaaaaatttcaattgatgctaatgcacagttttgaaggtatatatgcaccttaaaaatattatagggaaaaattgggtatcaacattgtCAATGCTATGGGACTCCTTGCTCTTACAAAACAACGATTAAAAATGATGAGGAAGAGTGAATTTGGATCTTTAATGGAAGATGTCTCTTCTTTTTGTGATAAACATGATACAATGATTCCAAAGATGGATGCTCGCTACTTTCGTAGGAAGCTGAAGCGTAAATCTCTTGATGTTACATATTCTCATCATTTGCGTGTCGACATTTTTTATGCCGTTATTGATTTGCAGTTTCAAGAGCTTAATCGTTGCTTTGATGCTGTGAGTACTGACTTACTCCTCGGTATGGCTAGCTTAAATCTATTTAATTCATTTGGTTATATTGATAAGAACAGAATAATGAGGTTGGCCAAATATTATCTGAATGCGTTTGATAGAAGCAAGCTTCGAGATCTCAGTTGTCAGCTTGATAGTTTTATAGTTTATGCCTGTGGTATTGACAAGAGGTTCTTTGGCTTAAAGGGGATTAGTGATCTTGCTAAAGTGTTGGTTAAGTCAGATCTGCATCAAACTTGGCCacttatttatttgcttatcAAGTTGACTCTCATTCTTCATGTTGCTACAACTTCCGTGGAATGAGATTTCTCATCCATTAACTATATCAAAAGTGAACTTCATAACAACATTGGTGATGAATTTTTAAATAGTTGTTTAGTTTGCTATGTAGAGCGTAAGATATTTGCAAATGTCAGCAATGACACTATTATTCATTGTTTTCAACATATGAAAAGTCGTCGAGCACAGTTGTGAGTTGTGACTAGGGAAGTCCTTTTTTTGTAATAATAACATATTAACATTATTATCGTGGCTCGTGGCTAGAAGACATTTTTGGTAATGACAATAGTAATCGTATTTTTCTCATTAATTTTTTTCATCGCCCCGTTCGAATAATTTGCGCTTATATTATGTGATTGATAACACCTTTATATTAAAAGAAAGTGAGCACCCATGACcttaaaatcctggatccgctACTGGATAGAGGATCCCCATGCCTAAGCCCTAGATGGTAGGAAGGGTTCTATCCTAGTTCCATTTAGGAGAATGGATATTGAGGTTGGAGTGATGCAGGACATGATAGGCTTGATAATGCAGTCAAGTAGAGTGTAGAAAATGAGTGTGCTCTTAATGAAGGACCATTCTAGCCTGTCAATGACCTTTTCAAGATCAATTTTGAGGATCATATTTGAGCCTTTTACTTTCATATTATTAAAGTAGGAGATGTATTCTTATACAATGATGGAATTGTCAGAAGATCTCTGATCCATGTCCAATCGGCACTCAATAGTGAATGGAAACGGTCTTTGGAAAAATAGTACCCAATAAGAGTCAGGGTtgatttccacagggagttaCGATGGGTGTTAGGAGTATACACATGATGAAAGTGAATGAGATAACTAAATTTGCAATTTCACTAAAGGTTTTGATTTATAATTCTAATTTTACTCTAAAAATTGTAAGCTATGAAAAGAAACTATAAGTGAATGAttgtttttggtattttttcaaatAGTTAAAAAGCCTAGGGATGTGACCGTAACCTAGATGTTCGCCTAATGGTTTGAATACGTTAATACTTATTTTTTTGatcggggtgtattatagctctcgACTCTAAGTTACCCaatcaatacctctcggtcaaaGAAGGGTTTTGCCCAACtcggctttctcaagtccaaatgggtctCAAACAAAATAGTTGAtatgagctcaagtcgggttCTCACTATCTCCAGtttgaaccctttaattaggctaaTCAAACTCTCAATTAactcaattccttgttagctaagtTATCTTAGACTATGTccttctttctcaagtagagactaagtcaaaaaggcatgaatcaatatttgcaacaaTTAATTCTAGAATTTAAGCATAAACTAGGCTAAATAATCAATACTCAATCATACACAAGCATTAAATTAAGTATCCATAAGGTTTACACATTAGGGTTTGGTCACAACTCTAGTAAAACtctagctactcatagtgggaattgaagaaaatagagaaaaaacgctaattaaactcataatcaAAGATTAAAATGGTAAAAGCTAATGTCTTAACACTAAAATAATCACAAACTTCCTAAAATGGCAAAATGTAACTACTACAGTAGCTCAaacttcaaaacttgacctaaaaatatgaaactcgtctatttataGTGGCCCAAAATTCACTGACAAAAATGCCCTCGGGAGGTTTTGTGGCTGCACGATTCCATGTGTGGTCCGTAGACTTCTTTAGCTGACAGGAGCTTGGATTCTGCAGCCGCACATTTCTGGGTTGCGGCTGCAAAACATCTTCTGCGGCCGTACAATTCTTGTGCGGTCTGTACTTACGCAACGCTTTAGGACTTGGTCTTTTGCACACTCTTTGAACTTTGAATCATTTGTCAATGCAGACCCTATTCTGCAGTCGCACAATTCATATTTGGTTCGCACATTTTCAAAAAGTCATGATGGGTTCTTTCACTTGGTTTGCTACCGCAGATCTAATTCTGCGGATCACATTTCTTTGATTTTGCGCCTTTTATTGCCTTG
This sequence is a window from Nicotiana sylvestris chromosome 3, ASM39365v2, whole genome shotgun sequence. Protein-coding genes within it:
- the LOC104244292 gene encoding uncharacterized protein — its product is MGLLALTKQRLKMMRKSEFGSLMEDVSSFCDKHDTMIPKMDARYFRRKLKRKSLDVTYSHHLRVDIFYAVIDLQFQELNRCFDAVSTDLLLGMASLNLFNSFGYIDKNRIMRLAKYYLNAFDRSKLRDLSCQLDSFIVYACGIDKRFFGLKGISDLAKVLVKSDLHQTWPLIYLLIKLTLILHVATTSVE